In one Salipiger abyssi genomic region, the following are encoded:
- a CDS encoding amidohydrolase family protein — protein sequence MYKTPDGKEIFVLDGHTHFWDGSPENQANIHGKQFIDCFYAYHTNLSPPEHLWEKARFEKYSEDDIYRDLFVDGPDDMAIVQTTVLGDFYKEGFGCIERTAEMAKRHPERFIVNGAFDPRDGEKALEYIHYMKEEHNITGVKMYTAEWNGASKGWALNDPQAYKCFELCEKLGIKNIHVHKGPTIIPLSKDAFDVHDVDYAATDFPNLNWIVEHCGQPRLDDFCWIAVQESNVYGGLAVVLPFIHARPRYFAEMIAELLFWVGEDRILFGSDYAIWTPGWLVEKFWNFQIPDDIAEERGVQLTDEIKEKILGLNAAKLYGIDVAAKTSELAGAPVQIAAE from the coding sequence ATGTACAAGACACCGGACGGCAAGGAGATCTTCGTTCTCGACGGCCACACCCATTTCTGGGACGGCAGCCCCGAGAACCAGGCCAATATCCATGGCAAGCAGTTCATCGACTGCTTCTATGCCTATCACACGAACCTGAGCCCGCCGGAGCATCTCTGGGAAAAGGCCCGCTTCGAGAAATACTCCGAGGACGACATCTATCGCGACCTCTTCGTCGACGGTCCCGACGACATGGCCATCGTGCAGACCACCGTTCTGGGCGATTTCTACAAGGAAGGCTTCGGCTGCATCGAGCGCACCGCCGAAATGGCCAAGCGTCACCCCGAGCGCTTTATCGTTAACGGCGCATTCGATCCGCGCGATGGCGAGAAGGCGCTGGAATACATCCACTACATGAAGGAAGAGCACAATATCACCGGCGTGAAGATGTACACCGCCGAGTGGAACGGGGCCTCCAAGGGCTGGGCGCTGAACGATCCGCAGGCCTACAAGTGCTTCGAGCTCTGCGAGAAGCTGGGCATCAAGAACATCCATGTCCACAAGGGGCCGACGATCATTCCGCTGTCGAAGGATGCATTCGACGTGCATGACGTCGACTACGCCGCCACCGATTTCCCCAACCTCAACTGGATCGTCGAGCATTGCGGTCAGCCGCGGCTGGACGATTTCTGCTGGATCGCGGTGCAGGAAAGCAATGTCTATGGCGGGCTCGCCGTGGTGCTGCCCTTCATCCACGCCCGGCCGCGCTATTTCGCCGAGATGATCGCCGAGCTGCTGTTCTGGGTGGGTGAGGACCGTATCCTCTTCGGCTCGGATTACGCGATCTGGACGCCGGGCTGGCTGGTCGAGAAGTTCTGGAATTTCCAGATTCCCGACGACATCGCCGAGGAGCGCGGCGTGCAGCTCACCGACGAGATCAAGGAAAAGATCCTCGGGCTCAACGCCGCCAAGCTCTACGGCATCGACGTGGCGGCCAAGACATCCGAGCTCGCCGGCGCCCCGGTGCAGATCGCGGCGGAGTGA
- a CDS encoding iron-sulfur cluster assembly protein, with the protein MLTDIIRADLETEVWECLEMVTDPELDEPITDMGFVERLEVIDARRVEVEFRLPTYWCSPNFAFLMAFGIRREVGALPWVREVQVWLNDHCFGDQVNEGVNSGRAFGEVFAEYCDGADLGEVVEKFMAKAFDRRQEVVLRGLRRRGLGAEEIVAMTMGALDRVVFGSEDEIRQAARYRDLLETQGLADTPDAPAFPTWDGQPITAADLPAHLDRLRGTRISMEFNGAMCRGLASTRYKEVEIGADGPTLVDFMLGRVPPREEAARK; encoded by the coding sequence ATGCTGACGGACATCATCAGGGCGGATCTCGAAACCGAGGTCTGGGAATGCCTGGAGATGGTGACCGATCCGGAGCTCGACGAACCCATCACCGATATGGGCTTCGTCGAGCGTCTGGAGGTCATCGACGCCCGTCGGGTGGAGGTCGAGTTCCGGCTTCCCACCTACTGGTGCTCGCCGAACTTCGCCTTTCTCATGGCCTTCGGCATCCGCCGCGAGGTGGGTGCGCTGCCCTGGGTGCGCGAGGTGCAGGTCTGGCTCAACGACCACTGCTTCGGCGATCAGGTCAATGAGGGCGTCAACAGCGGGCGGGCCTTCGGCGAGGTCTTTGCCGAATATTGCGACGGTGCCGATCTGGGCGAGGTGGTCGAGAAGTTCATGGCCAAGGCCTTCGACCGGCGCCAGGAGGTGGTGCTGCGCGGTCTGCGCCGGCGCGGCCTCGGGGCGGAGGAGATCGTCGCGATGACCATGGGCGCGCTCGACCGCGTGGTCTTCGGCAGCGAGGACGAGATCCGGCAGGCGGCGCGTTACCGCGATCTGCTCGAAACCCAGGGTTTGGCGGATACCCCGGATGCTCCGGCGTTTCCGACCTGGGACGGGCAGCCCATCACGGCCGCGGATCTTCCGGCGCATCTCGACCGGCTTCGGGGCACGCGGATCAGCATGGAGTTCAACGGCGCCATGTGCCGGGGCCTCGCCTCCACCCGCTACAAGGAGGTGGAGATCGGCGCCGACGGCCCGACGCTGGTGGATTTCATGCTGGGCCGGGTGCCGCCGCGCGAGGAGGCGGCGCGCAAGTAA
- a CDS encoding molecular chaperone GroEL: MAKLLVHGKFARKALARGVARLAAAVEPTLGPKGLNAMVDRPVGTPLITRDGVSIASEIELTDRFENMGAQVVREVSMQTNEVAGDGTTTAIVLANALIQRGVALTDNGVKPVDLCKGIDMAVERIVNAIDESARDCAAHPDYLQAVARVSATDPELGDLVAEAFRRVGREGVITADFGVTIETTMDVMEGMSFERGYISHHMVTDREHMEAVLRNPLILLTDQKILQPSVLDNAIAIAEEEGRPLAIVAEEIAPEVVIRLLENGGAGKFLIVHPPEYGHWRTAMMDDLAIITGGEVLARDLGKKIEAVTRAQLGGAEMVRATASTTSVLRGQGDPQAVVARRNQVQRMYDVAPPNIEQDKLRERLAKLSGGSAILYAGGFTPVEQKRKIQLIEDALCAVRAAADDGVVAGGGTALAQAAPVLGNLSAIGDIGKGIDLVRSVLTQPLRRIASNAGADAEQVVEAVTAGAPGHGYDAATGAYGDMYEAGIIDPARVPASALVNAASVATLILTTETLVGDLDEGEADPTEGPALGGGAELLGRP, encoded by the coding sequence ATGGCCAAACTGCTTGTACACGGAAAATTCGCCCGCAAGGCGCTGGCGCGCGGGGTTGCGCGGCTGGCGGCGGCGGTGGAGCCGACGCTGGGACCCAAGGGGCTGAACGCGATGGTCGACCGGCCCGTGGGCACGCCGCTCATCACCCGCGACGGGGTGAGCATCGCGTCCGAGATCGAGCTGACCGACCGCTTCGAGAACATGGGCGCGCAGGTCGTCCGCGAGGTCTCGATGCAGACCAACGAGGTGGCGGGTGACGGCACCACCACCGCCATCGTTCTGGCCAACGCGCTGATCCAGCGCGGCGTGGCGCTCACCGACAATGGCGTGAAACCGGTCGATCTCTGCAAGGGCATCGACATGGCGGTGGAGCGCATCGTGAACGCCATCGACGAAAGCGCACGCGATTGCGCCGCGCATCCGGACTATCTCCAGGCGGTGGCGCGGGTCTCGGCGACCGATCCCGAGCTCGGCGATCTGGTGGCGGAGGCCTTCCGTCGGGTCGGGCGTGAGGGGGTGATCACCGCCGATTTCGGCGTCACCATCGAGACCACCATGGATGTGATGGAGGGCATGTCATTCGAGCGCGGCTATATCTCGCATCACATGGTGACCGATCGCGAGCATATGGAGGCGGTGCTGCGCAACCCGCTGATCCTGCTGACCGATCAAAAGATCCTCCAGCCGTCGGTTCTGGACAATGCCATCGCCATCGCCGAGGAGGAGGGCCGCCCGCTCGCCATCGTCGCCGAGGAGATCGCCCCCGAGGTGGTGATCCGGCTGCTGGAGAATGGCGGCGCCGGCAAGTTCCTGATCGTGCACCCGCCGGAATACGGCCATTGGCGCACGGCGATGATGGACGATCTGGCGATCATCACCGGCGGCGAGGTGCTGGCCCGCGATCTCGGCAAGAAGATCGAGGCCGTCACCCGCGCCCAGCTCGGCGGTGCCGAGATGGTGCGCGCCACCGCATCGACCACCAGCGTGCTGCGCGGGCAGGGCGATCCGCAGGCGGTTGTCGCCCGGCGCAACCAGGTGCAGCGCATGTACGATGTGGCACCGCCCAATATCGAGCAGGACAAGCTGCGCGAGCGGCTGGCCAAGCTCTCGGGCGGCAGCGCGATCCTCTATGCCGGCGGCTTCACCCCGGTGGAGCAGAAGCGCAAGATCCAGCTCATCGAGGATGCGCTCTGCGCGGTGCGCGCCGCCGCCGATGACGGCGTTGTCGCCGGTGGCGGTACGGCGCTGGCGCAGGCCGCGCCGGTGCTCGGCAATCTCTCGGCCATCGGCGATATCGGCAAGGGGATCGACCTCGTGCGCTCGGTCCTGACCCAGCCGCTGCGGCGCATCGCGTCGAATGCCGGTGCCGATGCCGAGCAGGTGGTCGAGGCGGTGACCGCCGGCGCGCCCGGACATGGCTATGACGCGGCCACCGGCGCCTATGGCGACATGTACGAGGCCGGGATCATCGACCCGGCGCGCGTGCCCGCCTCGGCGCTGGTCAACGCGGCCTCGGTCGCCACGCTGATCCTGACCACCGAAACCCTGGTCGGCGATCTCGACGAGGGCGAGGCCGACCCGACCGAAGGCCCGGCCCTCGGTGGCGGTGCCGAGCTGCTCGGCCGTCCCTGA
- a CDS encoding NAD(P)-dependent alcohol dehydrogenase, translating into MKAARLYEYDPAMNVELKIEDVAPPEITGPNEVVVKVGAAGLCRTDLHIIEGVWKDIMDGEGTLLPYIMGHENAGWIEDVGSAVTSVKPGDAVIVHPHRSCGICLNCRYGHDMYCDHGLFPGLGLDGGFAEYFKTSESSVIKLNTGITPLEVAPMADAGITAYRAAKKAAKLTYPGAWTVLLGIGGLGHIALQCLKHMSGGRVIAVDREPAAQVLAKELGADVVLDGGPDLIEQVKEVTGGGAHVVIDFVGELGVENICWKLLRQGGELIVVGYGGKIEIPTLEFVVNEIKIGGSLVGDYIELVELMELNADGKVKMHQTEYKLANINQAIDDFKHRRFTGRGVIVP; encoded by the coding sequence ATGAAGGCTGCAAGACTTTACGAATACGACCCCGCGATGAATGTCGAGCTGAAGATCGAGGACGTCGCTCCCCCCGAGATCACCGGCCCGAACGAGGTGGTCGTCAAGGTCGGCGCGGCGGGGCTCTGCCGCACCGACCTGCATATCATCGAGGGCGTCTGGAAAGACATCATGGATGGCGAGGGCACGCTCCTGCCTTATATCATGGGTCACGAGAATGCCGGCTGGATCGAGGATGTCGGCAGCGCCGTGACCTCGGTGAAGCCGGGCGACGCGGTGATCGTGCATCCGCACCGGAGCTGCGGCATCTGTCTCAACTGCCGCTACGGCCATGACATGTATTGCGACCACGGGCTGTTTCCGGGGCTCGGGCTCGACGGCGGGTTTGCGGAGTATTTCAAGACCTCCGAAAGCTCGGTGATCAAGCTCAACACCGGCATCACGCCGCTGGAGGTGGCGCCCATGGCCGATGCCGGCATCACCGCCTACCGCGCCGCCAAGAAAGCCGCCAAGCTCACCTATCCCGGTGCCTGGACAGTGCTGCTGGGCATCGGCGGGCTTGGCCATATCGCGCTGCAATGCCTCAAGCACATGAGCGGCGGGCGGGTCATCGCGGTGGACCGCGAACCGGCGGCGCAGGTGCTGGCCAAGGAGCTGGGCGCGGATGTGGTGCTCGACGGCGGGCCGGATCTGATCGAGCAGGTCAAGGAGGTGACCGGCGGCGGTGCTCATGTGGTGATCGACTTCGTTGGCGAGCTCGGGGTGGAGAATATCTGCTGGAAGCTTTTGCGCCAGGGCGGCGAGCTGATCGTCGTGGGCTATGGCGGCAAGATCGAGATCCCGACGCTGGAATTCGTGGTCAACGAGATCAAGATCGGCGGCAGCCTCGTGGGCGATTACATCGAGCTGGTGGAGCTGATGGAGCTCAACGCCGACGGCAAGGTGAAGATGCATCAGACCGAGTACAAGCTCGCCAATATCAACCAGGCCATCGACGATTTCAAACACCGCCGCTTTACCGGGCGCGGCGTGATCGTGCCCTGA
- the adh gene encoding aldehyde dehydrogenase yields MNVMTETEGKYASPFKARYDNFIGGKFVAPVNGRYFENITPITGSTVCEVARSDAADVELALDAAHAAKAAWGATSPAERSNTLLKIADRLEENLELLAQAETWDNGKPIRETTAADIPLSIDHFRYFAGVLRSQEGSMSEIDADTVAYHFHEPLGVVGQIIPWNFSILMAAWKLAPALAAGNCVVLKPAEQTPAAILVLAELIADLLPAGVLNVVNGFGAEVGGPLAESDRIAKIAFTGSTETGRIIMKAATKNLIPVTLELGGKSPNIFFSDVMAEDDAFLDKAVEGFVLFAFNQGEVCTCPSRALVQEDIYEEFIARCIERVKAIKQGDPRDMETMVGAQASAEQQDKIMSYFTIGREEGAEVLVGGDAARFNGDLANGYYIQPTILKGHNKMRVFQEEIFGPVVSVTTFKDEEEALAIANDTMYGLGAGVWTRDANRCYRFGRHIEAGRVWINNYHAYPAHAAFGGYKQSGIGRETHKMMLDHYQQTKNMLVSYNPNKLGFF; encoded by the coding sequence ATGAACGTCATGACCGAAACGGAAGGCAAATACGCCTCTCCCTTCAAAGCCCGCTACGACAACTTCATCGGCGGCAAATTCGTGGCCCCCGTCAACGGCCGCTATTTCGAGAACATCACGCCCATCACCGGCAGCACCGTCTGCGAAGTGGCCCGTTCCGATGCCGCCGATGTCGAGCTGGCGCTTGATGCCGCGCATGCGGCAAAGGCGGCCTGGGGCGCAACCTCGCCCGCCGAGCGCTCCAACACGCTGCTGAAGATCGCCGACCGTCTGGAGGAAAACCTCGAGCTCCTCGCCCAGGCCGAGACCTGGGACAATGGCAAGCCGATCCGCGAGACGACCGCCGCCGATATCCCGCTCTCGATCGACCATTTCCGCTATTTCGCCGGTGTTCTGCGCAGCCAGGAAGGCTCCATGTCGGAAATCGACGCCGACACCGTCGCCTATCACTTCCACGAGCCGCTGGGTGTGGTCGGCCAGATCATCCCGTGGAACTTCTCGATCCTGATGGCGGCGTGGAAACTGGCGCCCGCGCTGGCCGCCGGCAACTGCGTCGTGCTGAAGCCCGCCGAGCAGACCCCTGCCGCGATCCTGGTGCTGGCCGAGCTCATCGCCGACCTGCTGCCCGCGGGCGTGCTGAACGTGGTCAACGGCTTCGGCGCCGAGGTCGGCGGCCCGCTCGCCGAGAGCGACCGCATCGCCAAGATCGCCTTCACCGGCTCGACCGAGACCGGCCGCATCATCATGAAGGCCGCCACCAAGAACCTGATCCCGGTGACGCTGGAGCTGGGCGGCAAATCGCCGAACATCTTCTTCTCCGACGTGATGGCCGAGGACGACGCCTTCCTCGACAAGGCGGTCGAAGGCTTCGTGCTCTTCGCCTTCAACCAGGGCGAGGTCTGCACCTGCCCGAGCCGCGCGCTGGTTCAGGAAGATATCTACGAGGAGTTCATTGCCCGCTGCATCGAGCGCGTGAAAGCCATCAAGCAGGGCGATCCGCGCGACATGGAGACCATGGTGGGCGCCCAGGCCAGCGCCGAGCAGCAGGACAAGATCATGTCCTACTTCACCATCGGCCGCGAAGAGGGCGCCGAGGTGCTGGTGGGCGGCGATGCGGCCCGCTTCAACGGCGATCTGGCGAACGGCTATTACATCCAGCCGACCATCCTGAAGGGCCACAACAAGATGCGGGTCTTCCAGGAAGAAATCTTCGGCCCGGTCGTCTCGGTGACCACCTTCAAGGACGAGGAAGAGGCGCTCGCCATCGCAAACGACACGATGTACGGGCTCGGCGCCGGCGTCTGGACCCGCGATGCGAACCGTTGCTACCGCTTCGGCCGTCACATCGAGGCGGGCCGGGTGTGGATCAACAACTACCACGCCTATCCGGCGCATGCGGCCTTTGGGGGCTACAAGCAGTCGGGCATCGGTCGCGAGACCCACAAGATGATGCTCGACCACTACCAGCAGACCAAGAACATGCTGGTGAGCTACAACCCCAACAAGCTGGGCTTTTTCTAA